In a genomic window of Deltaproteobacteria bacterium:
- a CDS encoding ABC transporter permease, with amino-acid sequence MPVFRHAWRNLWRNSRRTMITLAAVMFTTAILIASYSLMQGMIVHAVQNATNLVMGEVQVHAPDYRFRRELHQLIDRPETIMDRIKARGVHAAARTYGYGLAACGSKSSGAMFWGVNPKDEISAFDLCRFLETGKYLDQTPMRGVVLGKKLAKSLKARVGSEIVVVVQAADGSMGNDLYTVTGILKSAGDSIDRDAAIIHRSDFAELFVLPEGAHEIAVNSRGGKTLEETVQLAITAAPGMETASWRVLVPALSDITAIFDAAMVIFGLVFILAGGLGVMNTMLMATFERTREFGILKALGATRLRIVGDVAAEALVLASIAASVGMVIGLTLSWYLTVKGIDTSAFSDGYSLSGIAVDTHWRAKITLKTTLFPVVSMSLISVLASLYPAWLAARLDPVKAINAV; translated from the coding sequence ATGCCCGTCTTCCGTCACGCCTGGCGCAACCTCTGGCGCAACAGCCGCCGAACCATGATAACACTTGCGGCGGTCATGTTCACCACGGCCATCCTCATCGCCAGCTACAGCCTCATGCAGGGGATGATAGTCCACGCGGTGCAGAACGCCACCAACCTCGTCATGGGCGAGGTACAGGTTCACGCGCCGGACTACAGGTTCAGGCGCGAGCTGCACCAGCTCATAGACAGGCCCGAAACCATCATGGACAGGATAAAGGCCAGGGGGGTCCACGCGGCGGCCCGCACCTACGGCTACGGCCTTGCCGCCTGCGGCTCCAAAAGCTCAGGGGCCATGTTCTGGGGCGTGAACCCAAAGGATGAAATTTCCGCCTTCGATCTTTGCAGGTTTCTGGAAACCGGGAAATACCTCGATCAAACGCCGATGCGTGGGGTGGTGCTGGGGAAAAAGCTGGCCAAGAGCCTGAAAGCAAGGGTGGGAAGCGAAATAGTGGTGGTGGTGCAGGCCGCCGACGGATCAATGGGCAACGACCTCTACACCGTGACGGGAATTCTGAAATCCGCAGGGGATTCCATAGACCGGGACGCGGCCATAATTCACCGCTCAGATTTCGCAGAACTCTTCGTTTTGCCCGAAGGCGCGCACGAGATAGCCGTCAACTCGCGCGGCGGCAAGACCCTGGAGGAAACTGTGCAACTGGCCATCACGGCCGCTCCGGGCATGGAGACCGCCTCCTGGCGGGTTCTGGTTCCGGCCCTTTCGGACATAACCGCCATTTTCGACGCCGCAATGGTGATCTTCGGGCTGGTGTTCATCCTGGCGGGCGGCCTTGGGGTGATGAACACCATGCTCATGGCCACCTTCGAGCGCACCCGCGAATTCGGCATCCTAAAGGCCCTTGGGGCAACCCGGCTCCGCATAGTGGGCGACGTTGCCGCCGAGGCCCTGGTTCTGGCCTCCATCGCGGCCTCGGTGGGCATGGTCATCGGCCTGACACTGTCTTGGTATCTTACCGTTAAGGGCATCGACACATCTGCCTTTTCCGACGGCTACTCCCTTTCGGGCATCGCCGTGGACACCCACTGGCGGGCCAAGATCACCCTCAAGACCACCCTCTTCCCGGTGGTCTCCATGTCCCTCATATCGGTCCTGGCCTCCCTCTACCCGGCCTGGCTCGCCGCCCGCCTGGACCCGGTAAAGGCCATAAACGCGGTGTGA
- a CDS encoding SDR family oxidoreductase, with product MKRPFTKKIVMVTGAGAGIGRALCLDLASRGAFVVATGRSPENVEETALLIRRSGGSSMSSVLDVSDEKAVDQAITDVARRFGRLDYMVNNAGISIAGESLDLTASQFKEVFSVNFFGVLYGTLSAYRLMAAQGHGHIVNVSSLAGLLPFPVKAPYAASKHAVVGLSTTIRAEGARLGVKVSVACPGLVDTEIWQKTPIMKAEIDDILSMIPVPMLGVEKAARIILDGVAANRSIITFPFNARFLWWLYRVHPGLLDLMGWKMMKDFRKLKKDAP from the coding sequence ATGAAGAGACCCTTCACCAAAAAGATTGTCATGGTCACCGGCGCGGGAGCAGGCATAGGGCGGGCCCTTTGCCTCGATCTCGCCTCGCGCGGAGCCTTTGTGGTGGCCACGGGACGAAGCCCGGAAAACGTTGAGGAAACCGCCCTTCTCATACGCAGGTCAGGGGGAAGCTCAATGTCGAGCGTTCTCGACGTGAGCGATGAAAAGGCCGTGGATCAGGCGATAACGGACGTGGCGCGCCGCTTCGGACGGCTCGATTACATGGTGAACAACGCCGGGATAAGCATTGCCGGAGAGAGCCTCGACCTTACCGCCTCACAGTTTAAGGAGGTTTTTTCCGTCAATTTTTTCGGCGTGCTGTACGGCACCCTTTCCGCCTACAGGCTCATGGCGGCCCAGGGCCACGGCCACATCGTGAACGTCTCCTCCCTTGCCGGACTTCTGCCCTTTCCGGTCAAGGCGCCCTACGCTGCATCTAAACACGCGGTGGTGGGGCTTTCCACCACCATAAGGGCCGAGGGGGCCAGGCTGGGCGTAAAGGTTAGCGTGGCCTGCCCCGGCCTCGTGGACACCGAAATCTGGCAGAAAACCCCCATCATGAAGGCCGAAATCGACGACATCCTCTCCATGATCCCTGTTCCCATGCTGGGAGTTGAAAAGGCTGCGCGCATCATTTTGGACGGCGTTGCGGCCAACCGGAGCATAATCACCTTTCCGTTCAACGCCCGCTTCCTGTGGTGGCTCTACAGGGTCCATCCGGGCCTCCTGGACCTCATGGGATGGAAAATGATGAAGGATTTCAGAAAACTGAAAAAGGACGCCCCATAA
- a CDS encoding EAL domain-containing protein, whose protein sequence is MTYDKPGKDHVSVSIHEGFYYDKVLKLPTVIKEYEAVEKILDDLQYMACITVQIEQLSRIEYLYGSNSYNHLLLRIAQILSNIKEKEFRGRDIFVVDLYDTDTFVIFLSPPRENKTQLVLHLESISERIRVGLESEIFHLLYPYLKEYVRPNIGYALEIKNPMVSNMRLIRQLVRNSKKMGEFMASKRSYMSRYGLQRLIIERDVRTVFQPIVDLSSLEVIGYEALSRGPENTEFTSPTLLFLLASECGLSFELDRVCRRKALECVKCLKTPLKIFINTLSMTIHDPEFRGLYLQELLADLEIKPENVVFEISEKLAIDNYELFRDAMQHYTDVGIVHAGDDMGTGYSDLERVMELNPGFLKVDISFVRGVDKSYMKQQIVKAMVSLSQSIGSQIIVEGIETVGEYEMLKSLNVPFGQGFLFARPSPDLVPAIRTDFVRSRTSKPGAAMAC, encoded by the coding sequence ATGACTTATGACAAACCGGGCAAAGATCATGTCTCCGTTTCCATCCACGAGGGCTTTTACTACGACAAGGTACTAAAGCTCCCCACCGTCATCAAGGAATACGAGGCGGTTGAGAAAATCCTGGACGACCTCCAGTACATGGCCTGCATCACGGTTCAGATAGAGCAGTTGTCCAGGATAGAATATCTTTACGGCTCCAACTCCTACAACCATCTTCTTTTGCGAATCGCCCAAATTCTTTCAAACATCAAGGAAAAAGAGTTCCGGGGCCGTGACATTTTCGTGGTGGACCTTTACGACACCGACACCTTCGTGATTTTCCTGTCCCCCCCGCGCGAGAACAAGACCCAGTTGGTGCTTCACCTGGAATCCATTTCGGAACGCATAAGGGTCGGGCTGGAGAGCGAAATTTTCCACCTTCTTTATCCATACCTCAAGGAATACGTGAGGCCCAACATAGGCTACGCCCTGGAAATCAAAAACCCCATGGTTTCCAACATGAGGCTCATCCGCCAGCTTGTGCGCAATTCCAAGAAGATGGGCGAGTTCATGGCCTCCAAGCGCAGCTACATGAGCAGGTACGGGCTCCAGCGCCTCATAATCGAGCGCGACGTGCGCACAGTGTTCCAGCCCATTGTGGACCTTTCCAGCCTTGAAGTGATCGGCTACGAGGCCCTTTCGAGAGGGCCTGAAAACACCGAGTTCACCAGCCCCACCCTGCTTTTCCTCCTGGCCTCGGAATGCGGCCTTTCCTTCGAGCTGGACCGGGTATGCCGCAGAAAGGCCCTTGAGTGCGTGAAGTGCCTCAAAACGCCCCTCAAAATCTTCATCAACACGCTTTCCATGACCATCCACGACCCTGAGTTTCGGGGCCTTTATCTTCAGGAACTCCTGGCGGACCTTGAAATCAAGCCCGAAAACGTGGTGTTCGAGATCAGCGAAAAGCTCGCCATAGACAACTACGAGCTTTTCCGCGACGCCATGCAGCACTATACCGACGTGGGCATAGTCCACGCCGGGGACGACATGGGCACGGGCTATTCCGATCTTGAAAGGGTCATGGAACTCAATCCGGGATTCTTGAAGGTGGACATTTCCTTCGTGCGCGGTGTTGACAAAAGCTACATGAAGCAGCAGATAGTGAAGGCCATGGTGAGCCTGAGCCAGAGCATAGGCAGCCAGATCATCGTGGAGGGAATCGAAACCGTGGGCGAATACGAGATGCTGAAAAGCCTCAACGTGCCATTCGGGCAGGGCTTCCTGTTCGCCAGGCCGTCGCCCGACCTGGTTCCTGCCATCCGCACCGATTTCGTAAGGTCCAGAACCTCCAAACCAGGGGCGGCTATGGCCTGCTGA
- a CDS encoding universal stress protein: MFAGVRTILFATNLSTEARRVFEYTVSLADGLGAQIVLLHVLEGTSSVVESRLRNIVTEDTVAAIKEKNREAAKDALIGKSRDGRMIHDALHAMCDDEKAARKECRFGIAEIVIAEGNVGDVIVDAAGKNNCDLIVMGHYERGFFELGRLTSAVNHVLKKSGIPVLLVPVKEKE, from the coding sequence ATGTTCGCCGGTGTAAGGACCATCCTGTTCGCCACCAATCTTTCCACGGAAGCCCGCCGGGTTTTTGAATACACCGTCTCCCTTGCCGACGGCCTTGGCGCACAGATCGTGCTGCTTCACGTGCTGGAAGGAACAAGCAGCGTCGTGGAGTCGCGGCTTCGGAACATCGTCACCGAAGACACCGTGGCGGCCATCAAGGAGAAGAACCGGGAGGCGGCCAAGGACGCCCTTATCGGCAAATCCCGCGACGGACGGATGATCCACGACGCCCTTCACGCAATGTGCGACGACGAGAAAGCGGCCCGCAAGGAATGCAGGTTCGGAATAGCCGAGATCGTGATTGCCGAAGGCAACGTGGGGGACGTGATAGTTGACGCAGCCGGGAAGAACAATTGCGACCTGATCGTAATGGGCCACTATGAGCGCGGTTTTTTCGAGCTTGGCCGGCTCACCTCGGCGGTGAATCACGTGCTCAAAAAATCCGGCATCCCCGTTCTTCTGGTGCCAGTAAAGGAAAAAGAATAA
- a CDS encoding TfoX/Sxy family protein, which yields MAWKKVSQELAELLEEAVRPYSALKKTMFGCPVFFTNGYMFAGAHQDTVILRLSDVDLARLFLECDKALPFEPMEGRLMKDYAALPETIYGDPALLDLWISRAHAHVMSLPPKAPKPPRAKKTVRPKTAR from the coding sequence ATGGCCTGGAAAAAGGTTTCCCAGGAACTGGCCGAGCTTCTGGAAGAGGCGGTGCGGCCTTACAGCGCCCTAAAAAAAACCATGTTCGGGTGCCCGGTTTTTTTCACCAACGGCTACATGTTCGCGGGCGCTCACCAAGACACCGTGATCCTGAGGCTTTCGGACGTCGATCTTGCCCGTCTTTTTCTTGAATGCGACAAGGCCCTTCCCTTCGAACCCATGGAGGGACGCCTGATGAAGGATTACGCGGCGCTTCCCGAAACCATCTACGGCGACCCGGCCCTTCTGGACCTTTGGATCAGCCGCGCCCACGCCCACGTGATGTCCCTGCCGCCCAAGGCCCCCAAGCCACCACGGGCCAAAAAAACGGTCAGGCCGAAAACTGCCAGATGA
- the bioB gene encoding biotin synthase BioB encodes MNSRDIFNLAHGIAAGETPDLSALVALAETPEGDALRLAAGADIIRERHFGKSVHLCTIVNAKSGNCSEDCAFCSQSAMASADISRYGLMDKDTIRQGAAYAGGSGINRYSVVTSGRRLPRAEVARVAGAFSETEAGGLGLCASLGILDAEDFALLKAAGMSRYHHNLETAKSHFNNICTTHSFEERLETLRAARAAGLSTCSGGIFGLGESDAQVLEMALTLRELDVDAVPVNFLIPIKGTRMEGAGRITPLRCIKIIALLRYVLPQKDILVCGGREANMKELAPLVFFAGASGIMTGNYLTQAGRAVEDDLSLIARLGFSVRES; translated from the coding sequence ATGAACTCCAGGGACATTTTCAACCTTGCCCACGGCATAGCCGCCGGGGAAACGCCTGACTTGAGCGCCCTTGTGGCCCTGGCGGAAACGCCGGAAGGCGACGCCCTGCGCCTGGCCGCCGGGGCCGACATCATAAGGGAGAGGCATTTCGGTAAAAGCGTGCATCTTTGCACCATAGTCAACGCCAAGAGCGGAAACTGCTCCGAGGACTGCGCCTTCTGCTCCCAGTCGGCGATGGCTTCCGCCGACATTTCCCGCTACGGCCTCATGGACAAAGATACGATAAGGCAGGGGGCCGCCTATGCGGGCGGTTCCGGCATCAACCGGTATTCGGTGGTGACCAGCGGCAGGAGGCTTCCCAGGGCCGAGGTGGCAAGGGTGGCCGGGGCTTTTTCGGAAACGGAGGCAGGCGGGCTTGGGCTGTGCGCTTCCCTTGGAATCCTTGACGCAGAGGACTTTGCCCTTCTTAAGGCTGCGGGCATGAGCCGGTATCATCACAACCTGGAAACCGCGAAAAGCCATTTTAACAACATCTGCACCACCCACAGCTTCGAGGAGAGGTTGGAAACCCTCAGGGCCGCCAGGGCGGCGGGGCTTTCCACCTGTTCGGGAGGGATTTTCGGGCTTGGCGAATCGGACGCCCAGGTTCTTGAAATGGCTCTTACCTTGAGGGAGCTTGACGTTGACGCGGTGCCGGTTAATTTTTTGATCCCCATAAAGGGAACCAGAATGGAAGGGGCGGGGCGTATTACGCCTCTGCGGTGCATCAAGATAATCGCTCTTTTGCGCTATGTTCTGCCTCAAAAGGATATTCTGGTGTGCGGCGGCAGGGAGGCCAACATGAAGGAACTGGCCCCCCTGGTTTTTTTTGCGGGAGCAAGCGGAATAATGACCGGAAACTACCTCACCCAGGCCGGGCGGGCCGTGGAGGATGACCTTTCGCTCATCGCCCGGTTGGGTTTTTCGGTGAGGGAATCCTGA
- the bioD gene encoding dethiobiotin synthase has protein sequence MKFPRAFFVTGTDTGVGKTFVSAVLMTGLANARYWKPVQSGTVDGCDTSWIRAATGLPADRFFPETYRLKAPVSPHLAASMEGVSISLDDFALPPVPENGHLIVEGAGGIMVPLNDRDLVADLVKRLGLPVIVVSRSGLGTINHTLLTLSELGRREIEILGVVMNGPENPENKKAVEYYGRVKVLARIPKVTEVGFSTLQRLYLDGFDAS, from the coding sequence ATGAAATTCCCGAGGGCTTTTTTCGTAACCGGAACAGATACGGGCGTGGGCAAGACCTTCGTTTCGGCGGTGCTGATGACAGGGCTCGCGAACGCCCGCTACTGGAAGCCGGTTCAGAGCGGTACCGTCGATGGCTGCGACACATCATGGATAAGGGCCGCCACAGGCCTTCCGGCGGACCGCTTTTTCCCGGAGACTTACCGCTTAAAGGCCCCGGTCTCGCCACATCTGGCGGCCTCCATGGAGGGCGTCTCCATCAGCCTGGACGACTTCGCCCTTCCCCCGGTTCCCGAAAACGGGCATCTTATCGTGGAGGGCGCGGGCGGCATCATGGTTCCCTTGAACGACCGCGACCTTGTGGCCGATCTCGTGAAAAGGCTCGGCCTTCCTGTGATCGTCGTTTCGCGGAGCGGGCTTGGAACCATAAATCATACGCTTCTGACCCTTTCGGAACTCGGAAGACGGGAAATCGAAATTCTTGGCGTGGTCATGAACGGGCCTGAAAACCCCGAAAACAAAAAGGCCGTCGAATACTACGGACGGGTAAAAGTGCTGGCCCGGATACCGAAAGTTACGGAAGTCGGTTTTTCAACACTTCAAAGGCTTTATCTTGATGGCTTTGACGCCTCCTGA
- the bioF gene encoding 8-amino-7-oxononanoate synthase gives MRDGIEPRDRYSFIDDELKRRESACQFRRLKPLVPTGGVTVDADGREMVNFSSNDYLGLSRHPLLVERAAEYLHKYGVGATASRLVCGSYDCFHRVEEKLAAFKGTERALVLNSGFQANVSLIPALANKNTLIISDSLNHASIIQGVLSSRCRVVKAPHNDITAMRKILEENRGADHSGILIVTESVFSMDGDIANIKALSALASEFDSLLMVDEAHATGVFGPKGAGLCHGLPVDLVMGTFGKALGSFGAYAACSERMYHYLVNRCGGFIYSTALPPSVVGAVDAALDLVPEMDAERKNLADNSLFLRESLNAIGFSTGASQSQIVPVIIGGEAETLSLSTHLSDNGVLAVAIRPPTVERGKSRIRLSLSALHSREMVKNLVSVFASWKRP, from the coding sequence ATGAGGGACGGAATCGAGCCCCGCGACAGGTATTCCTTCATTGACGACGAGCTAAAAAGGCGCGAATCCGCCTGCCAGTTCAGAAGGCTTAAGCCCCTTGTTCCAACGGGCGGGGTTACGGTGGATGCCGATGGAAGGGAAATGGTGAATTTCTCATCCAACGATTACCTGGGCCTTTCCAGGCATCCGCTCCTGGTGGAGCGGGCCGCCGAGTACCTTCATAAATACGGCGTGGGCGCCACCGCAAGCCGCCTTGTGTGCGGCTCTTACGACTGCTTTCACCGGGTGGAGGAAAAACTCGCGGCATTCAAGGGGACGGAGAGGGCGCTTGTTCTGAACTCCGGGTTCCAGGCCAACGTGAGCCTCATCCCGGCCCTGGCTAACAAGAACACCCTCATAATTTCGGACTCGCTCAATCATGCAAGCATCATCCAGGGTGTGCTTTCATCCAGGTGCAGGGTGGTGAAGGCTCCCCACAACGACATTACCGCCATGCGAAAAATTCTGGAGGAAAACCGGGGAGCCGACCATTCGGGAATTCTCATCGTCACGGAATCGGTTTTCAGCATGGACGGCGATATCGCTAACATCAAGGCACTGTCGGCGCTGGCCAGCGAGTTCGACTCCCTTCTAATGGTTGACGAGGCCCATGCAACGGGGGTTTTCGGCCCCAAAGGCGCGGGCCTGTGCCACGGGCTTCCCGTTGACCTCGTCATGGGCACCTTCGGCAAGGCCCTGGGCTCCTTCGGGGCCTACGCGGCCTGCTCCGAGAGAATGTACCATTATCTGGTAAACCGTTGCGGCGGCTTCATCTACTCCACGGCTCTTCCTCCTTCGGTTGTCGGCGCGGTGGACGCGGCCCTGGACCTGGTACCGGAAATGGACGCCGAACGGAAAAACCTTGCCGACAACTCTTTGTTTTTGCGGGAATCCTTGAACGCCATAGGCTTTTCCACCGGGGCCTCCCAAAGCCAGATAGTGCCGGTGATAATCGGCGGCGAGGCCGAGACCTTAAGCCTTTCCACCCATCTTTCGGATAACGGCGTTCTGGCCGTGGCCATCCGCCCGCCCACCGTGGAAAGGGGCAAAAGCCGGATCAGGCTTTCACTTTCTGCCCTTCACAGCCGCGAAATGGTGAAAAACCTCGTTTCGGTCTTCGCCTCATGGAAGCGGCCATGA
- the bioA gene encoding adenosylmethionine--8-amino-7-oxononanoate transaminase, with amino-acid sequence MDPDDILSGDRAHVWHPYTSATEPLPVYPVESAHGVRIRLADGRELVDGMSSWWAAIHGYNHPALNAAITRQLSKMSHVMFGGLTHRPAVELAERLSALTGGRLPRVFFSDSGSVSVEVALKMAWQYWHALGRPEKKRIITIKGGYHGDTFGAMGVCDPETGMHGIFSGLLQKNIFAPAPRLGFHDPWDEADVSELAHLISAHKNESAAVILEPVVQGAGGMRFYSPRYVARVRELCDEHGLLFIADEIATGFGRTGKMLACQHAGVWPDIMCLGKALTGGMMTLAATLCTEAVALAISEGPPRVFMHGPTFMANPLACATALASLDLLESTPWRERVCAIEAIFSKELSPMAYLHGVADVRVLGAIGVVETERPVNVASIQRRFVEKGVWIRPFGKLVYLMPPYIAGESDLYKLCGAVSEAVFEEMEE; translated from the coding sequence ATTGACCCGGACGATATTCTATCAGGCGACAGGGCGCACGTCTGGCACCCCTACACCAGCGCAACGGAGCCTCTTCCGGTCTACCCGGTGGAATCGGCGCATGGTGTGCGGATCCGCCTTGCGGATGGCCGGGAACTGGTTGACGGGATGAGTTCCTGGTGGGCGGCCATTCACGGTTACAACCACCCGGCCTTAAACGCGGCCATCACCCGCCAGCTTTCCAAAATGAGCCACGTGATGTTCGGGGGCCTCACCCATCGTCCGGCGGTGGAGCTTGCCGAACGCCTTTCGGCCCTTACCGGAGGCCGGCTTCCCCGCGTGTTTTTTTCCGACTCAGGCTCGGTTTCCGTGGAAGTCGCCCTCAAAATGGCCTGGCAGTACTGGCACGCCCTGGGCCGCCCGGAAAAAAAGCGCATCATCACCATTAAAGGCGGCTACCACGGCGACACCTTCGGGGCCATGGGCGTATGCGACCCTGAAACCGGGATGCACGGAATCTTTTCCGGCCTGCTTCAAAAAAACATCTTCGCTCCGGCTCCGCGCCTTGGGTTTCATGATCCGTGGGATGAGGCCGACGTCTCCGAGCTTGCGCATTTGATTTCCGCCCACAAAAACGAATCCGCAGCGGTGATTTTGGAGCCTGTCGTCCAGGGCGCGGGGGGGATGCGCTTTTACTCGCCCCGTTACGTGGCCCGCGTGCGGGAGCTTTGCGACGAGCACGGGCTTTTGTTCATAGCCGATGAAATAGCCACGGGTTTCGGGCGCACTGGAAAAATGCTCGCCTGCCAGCACGCTGGGGTCTGGCCGGACATAATGTGCCTGGGAAAGGCCCTTACGGGCGGCATGATGACCCTTGCCGCAACCCTTTGCACCGAAGCCGTGGCCCTCGCCATATCAGAAGGCCCGCCCCGCGTTTTCATGCACGGGCCGACCTTCATGGCCAACCCCCTGGCCTGTGCCACGGCCCTTGCAAGCCTGGACCTTCTGGAGTCAACTCCCTGGCGGGAGCGGGTTTGCGCCATCGAGGCCATTTTTTCAAAAGAGCTTTCCCCGATGGCTTATCTTCACGGCGTGGCGGACGTCCGGGTGTTGGGGGCCATAGGGGTGGTGGAGACGGAAAGGCCCGTCAATGTGGCATCCATCCAGAGGCGTTTCGTTGAAAAGGGCGTGTGGATAAGGCCCTTCGGGAAGCTGGTTTACCTCATGCCGCCCTACATCGCAGGCGAAAGCGACCTTTACAAGCTCTGCGGCGCGGTTTCCGAGGCCGTTTTCGAGGAGATGGAAGAATGA
- a CDS encoding anion transporter, with the protein MELLVIAVFLFVYLGMAAGGVPGLAIDRSGVALLGAIALLAGGAVTAESAWASVDVSTIGLLFGLMVVSAQFRLGGFYTLLSRRIASLDGPPGLLLGLVIGSSAVLSALLANDIVCLAMTPVLIEGCVKRKLDPVPHLLGLACAANVGSAATLIGNPQNMLIGQVLGLSFGGYLADALPVAVAGLFAVWLVIALMFRGRWERSMDAPPAESPPYDRWQTGKGFFVLAVLIAVFLWGGIPREAAALAGAGVLLLSRRLASRSIFGLIDWPLLLLFFGLFVVNDSLSKAGITEWAFHALSITGLDLDRWPVLFGLTAVLSNIVSNVPAVMLLLPQCQTPESGLVLALSSTLAGNLILTGSIANLIVAEWAAVMGVRITWLSHAVVGVPVTILTLALAAGWLWLG; encoded by the coding sequence GTGGAACTACTTGTAATCGCGGTTTTTCTTTTCGTTTACCTTGGAATGGCCGCAGGCGGGGTTCCGGGCCTTGCCATAGACCGCAGCGGGGTGGCCCTTCTGGGCGCGATAGCCCTTCTGGCCGGTGGAGCGGTCACAGCCGAATCGGCCTGGGCCTCAGTGGACGTATCCACCATCGGCCTTCTTTTCGGGCTCATGGTGGTTTCGGCCCAGTTCCGGCTTGGCGGCTTCTACACCCTGCTTTCCCGCAGAATCGCATCCCTGGATGGCCCTCCGGGGCTTCTGCTTGGGCTTGTGATAGGCTCCTCGGCTGTCTTGTCCGCACTTTTGGCCAACGACATCGTGTGCCTCGCCATGACGCCGGTTCTCATCGAAGGCTGCGTAAAACGGAAGCTGGACCCTGTTCCCCACCTTCTGGGCCTTGCCTGCGCCGCCAACGTGGGAAGCGCGGCGACCCTCATAGGAAACCCCCAGAACATGCTGATAGGCCAGGTTCTGGGCCTGTCCTTCGGCGGCTATCTGGCGGACGCCCTTCCTGTTGCGGTTGCCGGGCTTTTTGCGGTTTGGCTCGTTATTGCCTTAATGTTCCGGGGAAGGTGGGAAAGAAGCATGGACGCACCCCCGGCGGAATCGCCCCCCTACGACCGGTGGCAGACGGGAAAGGGCTTTTTTGTGCTGGCAGTATTGATTGCGGTGTTCCTCTGGGGGGGCATTCCCAGGGAGGCGGCGGCCCTGGCCGGGGCCGGGGTGCTGCTCCTAAGCAGAAGGCTTGCCTCCCGCAGCATATTCGGCCTCATCGACTGGCCTCTTCTTCTGCTCTTTTTCGGGCTTTTCGTTGTAAACGACAGCCTTTCAAAGGCGGGAATCACCGAATGGGCTTTTCACGCACTCTCCATCACGGGCCTCGACCTTGACCGGTGGCCCGTGCTTTTCGGGCTCACTGCGGTTTTGTCCAACATCGTGTCCAATGTGCCCGCCGTGATGCTTCTTCTTCCCCAGTGCCAAACACCGGAATCGGGGCTCGTGCTGGCCCTTTCCAGCACCCTTGCCGGAAACCTGATTTTAACCGGAAGCATAGCCAACCTCATCGTGGCCGAATGGGCCGCCGTAATGGGAGTCCGCATAACCTGGCTCTCCCACGCGGTGGTGGGGGTGCCGGTCACCATCCTGACCCTTGCCCTTGCTGCGGGCTGGCTGTGGCTGGGCTGA
- a CDS encoding response regulator, with protein MGNIFNYQGHKGSIEIDGAKKILHGRILEIPETVCYEAGSVDELERSFKKAVDNYLAGSYASSPESIRVLLVDDEERFLATMSRILTVRGLDVKTAPDAAKALDELSRSPFDVVILDEKMPGMKGTEALPLIRRTAPGVEVIMLTGHASVDAAACAIREGGCEYLLKPCPTEVLLDKIGWAYERKKARRAEP; from the coding sequence ATGGGAAACATTTTTAATTACCAGGGCCACAAGGGCTCCATCGAAATCGACGGCGCAAAAAAAATCCTGCACGGGCGGATTCTCGAAATTCCCGAAACCGTCTGCTACGAGGCCGGAAGCGTTGATGAACTGGAGCGCAGCTTCAAAAAAGCCGTGGACAATTACCTTGCAGGCTCGTACGCAAGTTCCCCGGAAAGCATAAGGGTTCTTCTGGTGGACGACGAGGAGCGCTTTCTCGCCACCATGAGCCGCATTTTGACGGTCCGGGGCCTTGACGTGAAAACCGCGCCAGATGCCGCAAAAGCCCTTGATGAGCTTTCCCGCTCGCCCTTCGACGTTGTGATTCTTGATGAAAAAATGCCGGGGATGAAGGGTACCGAGGCGCTTCCCCTCATAAGGAGAACCGCGCCCGGCGTCGAGGTGATTATGCTTACGGGCCACGCGTCTGTGGACGCGGCGGCATGCGCCATTCGGGAGGGCGGTTGCGAGTACCTTTTAAAACCCTGCCCCACCGAGGTTCTGCTGGACAAGATAGGCTGGGCCTATGAACGGAAAAAGGCAAGAAGGGCTGAGCCCTAA